ACCTTGGGTCTGGCAAACTTAATACTAATATAAGCTTGATAAATTGTAATGGTGGCTCAACAGTAAAAGTAATAAGCTATTTTTGAGAATGAGAAGAATCTTTGAGATTAGAAAAACGTGCTAAAGTTCATGAGTATAATTTCAAGGTGCTAGCAGTTATATTAAAGCATTGGCCTTCTATGCATAAGCCATTTACAGAAGGGTTGGTGTATACTTATGAAAGACATGTGAAAAGACCTGTATCTCTTTCTTAACGGGTTCAATTACCCATCCCACTTACTGTTCGCCTTGTTGAGAAGTTGTATCTTTTAGATGACGTGGCTGATGATGTGGCTGCCACTGTAACAGAGATACTTTTCTTTGGAAGCATAACAAGAGACTGTTTAGACTCCTCTGCTTTAGTTTAATGTTTAATGAAATAGATCTCTTACCATTCTCATTATCACTTGTTTTCATAAGTGCCATAATTGAACCTAACTTCCGATGCAGGTTGCAATTTTTCTCATCCAAAGGAACcgacatgcattaattggtaggGCAATCGACGATTATGATATGCAAAGAGTTCTTCATTTTCTGAAGAATGACCCGGtataatatttttattctctTACTATAAGAAAGGTctacaactccatgcgaggcacGTCTTATTGAAGTTTATTATTTTGTTTCCCTACAGGTCGTAGATGCTTTGTATGATTGCAAGAGTGAGGTGATTGGACCTGGATTCTTTAGGTTTAAAGCTGAAATAGGTGATTTTTCCACCATTTTACCTCTCTTTTTCTGTTTTTTGGCTGAAACTTGAAAGCATTTGGACAATTTTGTGGATTGAGTTGCACTTTTGATGAATGACCTTAACAAGTTTGGTGGTACAGATTTCAATGGTGTGGTGGTGGTACAAAATTATTTGGAAAGGACTGGACGTGGAGAATGGGCCAAACAGGTAACTCTAAGTGAATGTGTGCTAGTCCTGCTGGATTTCTCATTATTATCTGGTGGAAAAGATATATGATTGATAATTATATCTGGTGGTTAACAGTTCCGAGATGCTGGAAAAGATCTTGATGATGCCACTTTACTGAGGACCATGTCAAACTATGGTATGTAAGCAGAATTTGTTACTGCAATAAATTATTTAGTACCAGGTCAAGTAGTTAATGGCGGTTAACGGTGTTCTGATGGCAGGTGAGGAAGTCGTTACTGCCCTTGGAAGTGAAGTTGATAGACTAGAAAAGGAAATCCAGAAGCTTGTACCTGGAATCCGGCATGTCGACATTGAGGCTCACAATCCAGAAAAGGAGATCCAGAAGATTATGCCTGGACTCCGGCTAATTGATCCAGAAAAGGAAACCAAGATTATGTCCGGTATTCAGCTTGATGATCcacaaaaagaaacacaaaagATTACACCACCTTGAGCCACATAATATTCTATACCATGTAATCTGTAGCTTGTAGCTTTGTGCAGTCTGTATGTTCTGTTTTTTTGGCTCAACCGTGACTTCTAGATCGTCAGGACTTGGCTTCAGCAACAAAATCTATATAAATTTGGATGTCATATGATACTGCATACTGCCTAAACTCACATGCAAAGCATTATAATCCCATTTCCAGCATTTCCCACTTATCAGATTTTAAAAAAGGAACAATATTATTTGTCGAGTGGCTTGAGCGAAATGCCAAGGCTTGCAAGTTCAGTGGTCACTGTCCGGCACAAGGCTCAACTATATCTTCTTTTCGCTAATTGGCCCCAAATTTACTTTGATCCTCAAGCTAGATAGTAGTTTTCTACTATCTctgctcctttttctttttcctttcttttgtgACCTTTCTGGGTGGTACAAATCTTCTGTACCCTCTCTTTTTTGATCAGTAAATTTTTCTGCCgatcaaaaaaaacaaataaaagaaaactaaacacTATGCCCGAAATATTATTCCTTCGGTTAGTATAAAAATACTACTCCATAATAAATATTCTTCAGTCTTTTCATACGTCTGGAGCGACCTAATATATAATGcaaattaaaaaacaaacataaacaagAGTAAAGCTAAAATATGAAAGAGATGCAGAAACTAAGCAAAAATGGGAAAGACGGTGTACGCTATGAATTGAGATTACGGATAATTACTGTGTATTCATCTCGCCGAATTCTTCAGTGTGAACTAGGTATTGTAATTAAGCTGACTCTGGAATACCTTCATAAGTTCAGGAACTTCTTGCTTGTATTTCTTTAGCAATGTAGCTAGTGCACTGTTGGGGTGGGGCACAAAATAGGAACGTAATTCAGCTGGTACCTTTCACTTACAGGCTTAACCGGCCAGCTTCTAGTGCAACTAGCATCATTCTCTAACAGGCTTAGCCTGGTGGCTTTTGACATGCAATTCTGCCTCATTGGCCTGCATTTGGCTCCACACTCAACTTGAGAAGTAGCATGCACCCCCACACTTTTACCTCCACCAGATGTGTGCTACATCCAGTGCTCAAGACCAAAACCTTCAGGTTACACAGACATGAGTCTAGCCTCAGATCTGTACTCCTTAACGCCTTCAGGGTACTACACTTGCTTTCACCCCTGCACGATGGAATCCTCTCACATGAAGAAGTCTTCTGTTTAACCTGTTCACAACATACTCGCGAAGTTACAAACGAAAGCAAATGAAACTAACTTCGCCCTTCTATTGTGAAGGATGAACCAACCAAAAAAATACATGAAACATTTTGACAAGAAATATTCAAAACTACTATTACCTAATCAAAATCAGGCTGCCGCCTGCCCGGAAAGGATGAAAGCATGGATAAGGCTCTGAGCTGCATGTATCTGATCTGATGTTCCAGATACTATGACCACTCCTTCCACACTCCCAGGCCTCACATCATGACCAGTTATCTTTGCACCTGAGATCTGATTTGCAGAATATAGAGCAAACAATGGAAGATGAAGAGCTTAGCAAACGCTAGAAAGTCAACATAATTAAACATGCCCACTAAGTAGAAGACCCTGCACCTGTCTAATTTGATTCAGGTCACCATTGTTTTCCCCGTAAACGCAGCCCAGGAACATCAGAGGAATCACCATTTCAACAGTGGTGGTTGCTAGAACAGACAGTTGACTGCCACAACACAAGACGGATTATCAATGCAACTTTCAGTATTGGCCCACACAAATAgattaaaagaataaaaacataaatattaGGATATATATCCATCTAAGGCAAAGAAGTCCGAAGAGAGTCCTGGCGTACTGACATGTGGATAACACAGACTTACAAGTAACAATTGAACAAAACATCTAAATCTCCTTCGGAGCAAATGTTAAGCAATGCCTTTTGAATTAGCCTTAGGTTAATTGAACCTGTTTGCATGAAGTCTTTATTCAAGTAAATGTCTAGCTTTTGGAAATAAAGATAGTGGTTTTGTATATAGCGATATAGATATTGATTTGAACCCATATACCTGATATAAAATCAAGAATGTGAGAAAAACAAATAGTTACAAAGTCTGAGAAGTACACGCAAGTTGATTCACATATACTTTTGAAGAGAAAGTGCCCATGCTAAACCCTAGTTTCATCAATATGCTATACAAATACTAGGGGTACTTGTGTTACCAACATACCAATGGCAGTGTTTCGTTGCCGCATGGGACAAAAGTTCTTAGAGAAATTCTCAAGAGTAGGTTTGCGAACTCATAAGGAAACATAAGCAAAGCATACCTTCTGCTATGCACATCTCTTGAACTATATCCTGTCCCTGGATCTGCACCGCACCAAGGGTTTCCAGTGCTTACTGGCTGCTGAGAAAAGAACAGCAATGAATTTTACATTAATATTTCCTTTCACTTTGAAAGccgggaaggaaaaaaaaaactcaccaaCCCCAAAAAAATGTAACTCATTTACCTGAGCCCATGACCTTGGAGAAGGGGTATCAAAGGCCGGACCATAAGCTGGTCTCTCATTGCTGTAAGAATATGGCCCATGATCCAAATTTGGGACTCCTGGATGATCCATTCCATGCATCGGAACAGGAGGGTGCTCCATATGTTGGGCTGGGCCAGCAGGATGTTCTAAACTGTTGGGATATCCAATATGAGGGTAATGCCCTGGAGATGGAGGCTCGTGTCTTGGTCTAAACATAGGAACAGGGGGTTCCAGTGGACCAGACATATAAGGTGGGGCACCAACGTTTGGATAAGGCAATTTTGTTGGGAAGTAAGCCTCCCGAAGTCTACTGGTAATTTGAAATAAAGCATCTTGGACAGAATGCAAGCTCCCGATAGCCTGCCAATAGTAACAGGTTTTAGTTTCCTATACAATTAAATGGTAAATCTACCTTTCAAAAGTTAGAGCAGATTTGACGGGTGAAAAAAATAACTATCTGTCTATCATGGACTTTTGCCTAAATTTAGCTGGAAACCTAGAGGGAGCATTCAAAGTAGTGATTAGGATCTGAATAGTCAAGTTAGCATGCCACTGACAAGTATCAAACAGAACAAGCGTACCAGTCAAATTACAAACTAAAGTCTTGAATTAGTTTTATCTTGGTTCAAATGCAGTGAAAGAACCAGATTGAACGAGTATATCCTACACAGAATTTAGTAGTTATACTAATGCAGTATCTAGCATATAATATAGTAGACATAAAATATGTATAATTCATTGCAATAACAAACAAAGATGTCATCCTCAATGTGTTCAACTTAATGCAAAATTCCAAATAACGAGGGATCTATTCTGTTGCCTTCTAAAACATTTGTAAAATTCAACTCATACATCAGTATCCAATTGAGACATCAGAAAATATATCGAAAACATAGAGATTGAAAAATGCATACATATAAAAAAGAAGTTAAAACATACCTGCACAACTTCATCGCTTTGGGCGCCAGATTTCGTAACCTGCTCCCTTGGAAAAATACGTATACTGGCACCTGTGGATCTTCTCATTTCAGCAATAATACTACCTCCTTTACCCAACAGGCAGCCTATCTGTTGTGATGGTACTAAAAGCCTCGCAACAATTGCAGCACCGGGTTCAAATCCAACCTCTGCAATTCTTGACTGCACCCGAATAACAGCATCCTGTGCAGAAGAATGTCTCTGTTCTGAATTCTGCAACAAATAGACAGAATGATTTTAAGAAACACTTAAGAACAGTTCAGTGCTCAAGAAAAGAAATAGTCATTCATAATGTTAGAGAAGACCCAGCCTAAGCGTGCAATAAGACAAACAAACATCCAGTTATATGGGTATAGTGAATCTAGTCATCCAGTTAAAGGATATCCGTTTCAAAATTTAAGAGATAGTTAATCCAAATGACATTAACACATCTAATTTACTGTTTCATTTAATGAATGGTCCAGGTAAAGGTATGAAGAAACTAGAGTTATACACATCTGACTGGGTAAGTTTTGTACATAAGGGCCTCAGTTATATGAACGAATAAACAAGTATTATACTTAAACACAAATGAATTTGAATAACATGCCTCTCTTGCAGATATGAGGACAACTCTCTCATCTGAATCAGGTTCTGCATCCGCAATCTTGATGGAGGCACCAGTGTCGCTTTGTAGAGCTCGTATAACCGATCCACCCTTCCCAATCAAACTGCCAACTTTGTCAAGATGGCATAACATCCTAAACACAATATCCTCTTCTGGAACCATTCTGTGGCTCGCACCTATACCCTCAGATCCTGCAAACCCCCTTGAATGATAATCCAGTGAATGAGTTCCAGGTGGATACCCCCTTGATGGAAATTGGTCTACCTGGCCACCAGGCACACCACTGCCCCGAAGCACTGAAGCAGGCGTTTTATTCGGAGTAGAGGTGGCGGCATCAGTTCTGAAGTTATCCTGGAGACAACTTGAAACAGCTAAAAGAGCTTTCCTTACAGCTGAATAGTTCCCTGTTATCTGTAAAGCAGAACCACATCACTTAGTATAATTATATAAGTAGATGACTTCATAAATTGCAACCTAGAGACTGCCGAagcttttcaaaaagaaaaaaaagggtatACAAGTTAGAAAACAAGACAGGAAAAAAGTCTTTGTAATGCATTACACGTTTCAGAAAAACTTAGAAGTCTTGTAAAGAAGATAAAGCGACATATCTGATCCAATGAGTCACTTTCTTGTTAGAAGCTACCTAAACCCGCAGCTCTCGATGGCTTATTTACATAAACCTACAACAGACAAAAATTAGGCCAGGGAATCATCTTCTTATCCCATTTCAAGTCCAAGACTTGTTTTCCTAAACCTGATTTATCTAAAAACTGTATTAGTATGACGCCAAGTACGTGCCGAAGGAGTTTGAGAAGATAAGtctcatgtaaattatgtatataGAGTAACCAATCATAAGGTTGAAAAGTTACTGCTCATGTTATGTATGTGAAGATAAGTCTCAGCAATCAACTTAATGATGTTTTGTGTAAACAATCTAATCATAAATGTTCCGCATGAATCCAAGCTTGAGGTAAGCAAATTAAAACACACAATGTTGAAGTAAAACATGAACGCTGCATACATTCTTAACACTGTTCAATAACCGAATGGATAATTCCTAAATGCTCCGTAACCAAACATAAGGTTGAAAAGCTAATGAAAATACTCTGTATGAATCCTAGCTTGAGGTATGCAAATTAAACGCACAATGTTAAAGTAACACACATTCTTAACACTCTTAATAACCTAATGGATAGTTCATAAAATTGCACGCTGTTACCTGTATTAATTCATCGCCAGGGATTGCACAAACTGGAATATGATCCTTAGGAAGAACCCTAACCTGTGCTCCACTCCCTTGCCTAATTTTCTCGACAATTTTCCCTCCTCTTCCAAGTACACAGCCAACTTGATTACTCGGTGCCAACAACCTACAAACCACTGAACTCAAATTCTGTGCTGTCGTCGAAGTTGTTGTTCCCATCaacgatttctccttctcctcttcttctactcctcctcctcctcctcctcctcctccatctTCACTACTCTCCCCACCACCAGAACCTCCTACTTTCTCCTCATCCACCTTCAATATCctctcgaaaaccctaattaacgcTTTTTGAGCTGGCGAAACATCATCATCACTACCACCATTTTCCACCAAATGTATCAAATTTGCACCCAAAACATCATCTTCAACACCTTCGGTATCTCCtcctccaccaccgccaccaccaccgccaccggcATTGCTACTAATAACCTCATTGCTATTCTGTTCTTTCTGACTACGTTGTTTCACAGTATCAGCAATAATAAGAATAACACGTTCATCACAACCAGGAATAGAATCATCGATACGAATTTTAGCACCTGTTTCTTCACGGAATTGACGAATAATTGCACCACCTTTACCAATTACACCACCAGTTTTAATAGCTGGACAGAGTATACGAAATAGGGTTTCACCTGCTGATAAttttattggtggtggtggtgtcttAAAAAAACCTCTTttattgttatttgattcaatgggtGATGATGAATGATCAAAGGGTCGTTTATTATTAGgattgaaagatgaagaagaagatgaagaaccctcCATTTAATGTTTCTAGGTATTTCtcagatgaagaagataaacccTAACTCTGGAAATTATGAAGGTCGCTCTCGGAGTCTCACTCAGACGACTACTAGTTAGTAGGTTACAGTTGCTTTTTCTCTGAATACTACACCTACTGGTGCTGGACTTGGTCTTACAAATAGTCTAGTCACAAGCTCCGTAAATAACATTGTTAGAATATCAAACCAACTGTTGTGGGTTAATATTGAGAAACCACTCGTCCATCGTCTGCTTGTTAAGGTAGGAAGATACTGGGTTACttccatttatttcaattttCTTAACCTTCCTTCTAAATTTTGCTCCCATTGTCTGAGATTGGGATACAAGGTTGAAGATTGTGCTGTAAAATTAGGCAGATCTTTAGAAGATATTTATGATATATCTGTTAACTCCCCTTACCCAAGTGATGACATGAACTGGCTGAATGATGTCTTAGTTCAAGTTTGGAACCCCAAAAATAACTTCGATCATACTGGTGTACCTGTTCAAGTACAAGAATACCTCAGCAAACCTGGTGTTAGagaatcttttcacgatatctttAGAACTTATGTTGATGAAGAACCGGCGCTGCGAGATGATGCCCTTGAAAACTTGCATAGTATCCATTTTTCTCAGCCCTCGCATGTTAACCCTAGTAGCACTTATGATGTTCTTGGTCCTTTTATCATTACTGATTATTCTTCATCGGATGAAGATATGCCACTTGCATCCTCTTCGGTTTTGGGCAAGAGAATCTTCCCGTTTAATATCCCTGAGAATTTCATACTGATTCATTCGTTGGATGAATCGTTTCGATCTGCTAACTCGGAATCATTCCGAGTCTTACCCGAAATGGAACCTGGTGCAATGGCTAATCTCGATGATGGAATATAACTGGAAAAGTTGGTTCCGGTTCAGAACCATTTAACACCTTTAGAGTCTTTTGCCGACAATTCAATTGCTAGAAGGTTATCCTTTTCTTCACCTGTTTTGGGGGAATCTCTTAAATCCCTAGTTTCTCCATCAGTGCCTATAAACAACGATGGGTATTTCTCAAATTGCG
This genomic stretch from Papaver somniferum cultivar HN1 chromosome 5, ASM357369v1, whole genome shotgun sequence harbors:
- the LOC113284422 gene encoding KH domain-containing protein HEN4-like isoform X1, with translation MEGSSSSSSSFNPNNKRPFDHSSSPIESNNNKRGFFKTPPPPIKLSAGETLFRILCPAIKTGGVIGKGGAIIRQFREETGAKIRIDDSIPGCDERVILIIADTVKQRSQKEQNSNEVISSNAGGGGGGGGGGGDTEGVEDDVLGANLIHLVENGGSDDDVSPAQKALIRVFERILKVDEEKVGGSGGGESSEDGGGGGGGGGVEEEEKEKSLMGTTTSTTAQNLSSVVCRLLAPSNQVGCVLGRGGKIVEKIRQGSGAQVRVLPKDHIPVCAIPGDELIQITGNYSAVRKALLAVSSCLQDNFRTDAATSTPNKTPASVLRGSGVPGGQVDQFPSRGYPPGTHSLDYHSRGFAGSEGIGASHRMVPEEDIVFRMLCHLDKVGSLIGKGGSVIRALQSDTGASIKIADAEPDSDERVVLISARENSEQRHSSAQDAVIRVQSRIAEVGFEPGAAIVARLLVPSQQIGCLLGKGGSIIAEMRRSTGASIRIFPREQVTKSGAQSDEVVQAIGSLHSVQDALFQITSRLREAYFPTKLPYPNVGAPPYMSGPLEPPVPMFRPRHEPPSPGHYPHIGYPNSLEHPAGPAQHMEHPPVPMHGMDHPGVPNLDHGPYSYSNERPAYGPAFDTPSPRSWAQQPVSTGNPWCGADPGTGYSSRDVHSRSQLSVLATTTVEMVIPLMFLGCVYGENNGDLNQIRQISGAKITGHDVRPGSVEGVVIVSGTSDQIHAAQSLIHAFILSGQAAA
- the LOC113284422 gene encoding KH domain-containing protein HEN4-like isoform X2, which encodes MEGSSSSSSSFNPNNKRPFDHSSSPIESNNNKRGFFKTPPPPIKLSAGETLFRILCPAIKTGGVIGKGGAIIRQFREETGAKIRIDDSIPGCDERVILIIADTVKQRSQKEQNSNEVISSNAGGGGGGGGGGGDTEGVEDDVLGANLIHLVENGGSDDDVSPAQKALIRVFERILKVDEEKVGGSGGGESSEDGGGGGGGGGVEEEEKEKSLMGTTTSTTAQNLSSVVCRLLAPSNQVGCVLGRGGKIVEKIRQGSGAQVRVLPKDHIPVCAIPGDELIQITGNYSAVRKALLAVSSCLQDNFRTDAATSTPNKTPASVLRGSGVPGGQVDQFPSRGYPPGTHSLDYHSRGFAGSEGIGASHRMVPEEDIVFRMLCHLDKVGSLIGKGGSVIRALQSDTGASIKIADAEPDSDERVVLISARENSEQRHSSAQDAVIRVQSRIAEVGFEPGAAIVARLLVPSQQIGCLLGKGGSIIAEMRRSTGASIRIFPREQVTKSGAQSDEVVQAIGSLHSVQDALFQITSRLREAYFPTKLPYPNVGAPPYMSGPLEPPVPMFRPRHEPPSPGHYPHIGYPNSLEHPAGPAQHMEHPPVPMHGMDHPGVPNLDHGPYSYSNERPAYGPAFDTPSPRSWAQPVSTGNPWCGADPGTGYSSRDVHSRSQLSVLATTTVEMVIPLMFLGCVYGENNGDLNQIRQISGAKITGHDVRPGSVEGVVIVSGTSDQIHAAQSLIHAFILSGQAAA